A window of Burkholderiales bacterium genomic DNA:
CGCCAGGGGATCACGGGGGTGGAGCACATCACCCAGCCGGCGGAGGAGCTCTACGAGACCCGGCGCCTGATGCTGGCCGCTTATCTCCCCGGAGCCATCAAGGTGCGAAACCTCCTGGGGCCCCAGGCCCTGCTGCCCTGGGCCCAACGGGGCGCGGACATCCTGCAGGCGGGCCGGCTGCGGGGCGAGGCCTATTTCCGGCTGGAATCCGAGGAAAGCCTGCAGATCCTGCTGGAGCAGGTGCCGGGCTACCGGGTCGCCGAGCATCAGCGGCTGCTGGAATGCCTGCTCGCCGCCTGGTTCGAGACGCCCCCGCCGGTGCGGGAGAGCGCCTGGTCGCCGGATCAGGGGCGCGCTTTCGTGGAAACCGACGGGCGGGCCGTGTACGTGCCGGTGGTCCTGCCCGAGCGGGAAGAGGCCGTCGTGGGCTTGCTGCACAACGCCGGCCACGTGGCCTGCGGCTCTTTCGAGCGGGCCCAATTGCAAGCCCTGTTCGCCGCCGCCGGCGTGGATCCCGGCCCCCTTTCGCTCCAGCAGCGGGCGAGCCTCGATCCGGTCTTTACCGCCTTCGGCGAGGATGCGCCCCGCTTCCGGCTCCTCTTCGACCTGTGCGAGGACCTACGGGTGGACGCTCGCCTGCGCCGTCGCATTCCCAACCACCTGCGGCGACTCGTGCGACTGGCGGAGCGGCGACCCATGCCTGCAGGCCCGGCCGCGCCCTATTACCGGGCGGCCCTGGACACCTTGCGCCTCGTCCTGGACGAGACCACGGTCGGCCCCGAGCGGCAGGCCGAGCTCCAGTGGGATGAGTACCTTCGCCCCTTGACCGGGGAAGGGGCCACCCTGGCGGACGCGTTCCAGGCGGCGAAGAAGCTGCTCGCGGGCGGTATCTTTCCCCCGCTCCCGACGATGGAGGATTTCCAGCAGGCGTATCTTCCCGGGCGTTCCCCCCACGGTGGGCGGGGGGTTTACCCCCAGGAAACGGAGGACCGATCCCGGGCGGCCCAAGGGGAAGGGGAAAGGGACGCGCCCGCCCGGGAAGGGGCCGTGGGGAAGGGACGGGAGCAGTCCGAGGAGGTCGCGGCCGGCGCCCAGGTGGCCCCCGTAGAGGCGGCGACGGGACAGGCCGCGGCGGGGCTGGGTCGCGACCTGGGCCGGCGGACCCCGGACGCTTCCGCCGGCGCCGGGCTACACCGCGCCCAGGAGCGGGGCGTGCCTTACCCGGAGTGGGATTACCGGGAGGGGCGCTATAAGACCCGATGGGCCTGGGTCCAGGAGCGGCGCCTTTCCGAGACCAACCTGGCAGAGGCCGAGCGGCTGATCGCCGCCTATGGGGAAGCGGCCGCCCGCTTGAAGCGAGCGATCCAGGCCCAAAAGCCCACCCGGCTCGCCCCCCGCCGGCGCCAGTGGGAAGGGGAGGAGGTGGACGTGGACGCCGCCGTGACTTTCATCACGGAAAAGCACGCCGGCCGCCTTCCCTTGCCCCGGGTCTACCGGCAGCGGCAGCGGCAGGAGCGGGACATCTCGGTGACGTTGCTGGCCGATCTGTCCACCTCCGTCATGCAGCAGCTCCCGGGGGAGCAGGGGCGCCTCGTGGACCGCATCCGGGCCGGCATCCTGCTCTTCGCCCAGGCGATGGAGGAGGTGGGCGATCCCTACGCCATCGCCGGCTTTTCCTCCAAGTATCGGGACAACGTGAGCTACTACACTATCAAGGACTTCGACGAGCCTTTCACCACCGAGGTGCGGGCGGTGGTGGGCGGGCTTTCGGGACGCCTCGCCACCCGCATGGGGGCGGCCATCCGCCACGCCATCGCCCGTTTCGCCGCGAGCCCTACGCCCCGACGGCTGCTCCTGATCCTCTCCGATGGCCGCCCCGAGGACTACGACGACGGCGGCGACATCCGTTACCTGCACGAGGACACCCGGGTGGCGGTCAAGGAGGCGGTGAACCAGGGGGTGCACCCGTTCTGCATCACGGTGGATCCGGCGGGCAGCGACTACCTGCCCAGGATCTTCGGCCACGGGCACTTCCTGGTGCTGGACCACATCAACTCGCTGCCGTTGCGGCTTCCGGAGATCTACCTGCGGTTGAGGCGATGATGAAATGAGCGCCTTCGATCCCTGTCCAATTCCCCGCCACGCCACCCTCATCGCCGCCGACCGGCAGGGCCTGGGCGCCTACGGAAAGAATCATCCCCTCGCCATCCCCCGGGTCTCCCTCACGGTGGCCCTGATCCGGGCCTACGGAGCCCTCGCCGAGGGGGAGCTTCTCGCGCCCCGTAAGGCGGCCGACGTCGAGCTCACCGGGTTCCATACCCCCGATTACGTGGCGGCCTTGAAGCGCAGCGAAGCCCTGGGGCGAGTGACGAGCGCCCACCGGGCGCGCCATCGTCTGGGCACCCTGGAGAACCCCTACTTCGAGCGTTTCTTCTCCATCGCCGCCGCCGCCGCCGGCGGGAGCCTCCAGGCGGCGGAGGCGGTGCTCGCCGGACGGGTCGCCTTCAATCCCGCAGGAGGCATGCACCACGCTCGGCCCGACCATGCCCGGGGCTTCTGCTACTTCAACGATCCGGTGCTGGCGATCCTGCGGCTTAAGGCGGAAGGATGGCGGGTGCTGTATCTGGACCTGGACGCCCACCATGGCGACGGGGTGGAGGAGGCCTTCGCCGACGATCCTGACGTGCTCACCCTGTCCCTGCACATGGACACGGCCTACGCCTATCCCCACCGGGGCGGGCGGCTGGAGGACGCGGGCACCGCCCTAGGGGGTCATACCACTATCAACGTGCCGCTCCCCCCTCGCACCCATGACGGGGAGTATCGGCTCCTCTTCGACGCCGTGTGGGGGCCCGTCCTGGAGCGCTTCGCCCCCGACGTCATCGTGCTCCAGGCGGGCACGGACCTGCTGGCTGCCGACCCCCTGGGGAAGCTGGCTGTCTCCACCCAATGCTTCCTGGACATCTGCGGCGAGGTGCTGCGCACCGCCCCTCGGCACCCGGACGGCACGCCCCGGCTCCTCGCCACCGGTGGAGGCGGCTACCACCCGGCGCTCCTGGCCCGGGCCTGGGCGGGGCTGTGGGGCCTGCTCTCCGGGCGGACGCTGCCCGACGAGATCCCCCCGGAGGGGGTCGAACGGTTGCGCGCCGCGGGTGGGACCCGGACGAGGATCGCATTCTCCGACCCGCGCCTGTACCGGTCCCGGCTGGACGAGCCGACCGGGGGACCCATACGCCCGGAAGTGGTCGAGCTCGCCCGGCGGCTCGCTGCCCATCCCTTTTTCCGCGGGTGACGATGGGGGTGGAGACGCCCGTTCCCGGTTACGCCACCCGCCGGGGCACCGAAGAATACGCCCTCCGGTTCGGTGCCCGCTGCGGCGCTGGGCACTACAGCGAGTTCCTCAATCTACACCTCAAGCTCTCCTCCCTGGGCCTGGGCACTTTTCCCGGGGCGGCGAGGGACGAGGTGGACGAGGGCTACGCCGCCATCGTGGAGCGGGCGCTGCTTGAGGGTATCAACGTCATCGACACCGCAGCCCATTACCGCTACGGTCGGTCCCTGCGGGCGGTGGGTGAGGGCCTGCGCCGAGCGTTCGCCGCCGGCGTCACTCGGGAGCAGGTGTTTCTGATCTCCAAAGGCGGGTTTCTCGCTTTCGAGGACGGGCCGCCAGAGGATTTCGACGCCTGGTTCGAGTCGGCCATCGCGGGCCGCGGCCTAGGAGATCGGCGCGATCTGTGCGGCGTACACCTCCTAGCCCCCGAGCACCTCGCCTGGCAGCTCGACCGTTCCTTGGCGCTGCTCGGGGTGGCCGCCCTGGACGCCTTCCTGGTGGACCAGCCCGAGGTTCACCTCCCGGCGATCGGCAAGGCCGAGCTGAACCGCAAGCTGGAGCGGGCGTTCGTCGCCCTGGAGCGGGCGACGGTCGCCGGCAAGATCCGCTGTTACGGAGTTTCCACCTTCAACGCCTTCCGAGTGGAGACCGATCATCCCCTGTTCCAGTCGCTACCGTCTCTGCTGGGATTGGCGGAGAAAGCCGCCCGCGCAGCCACGGGGGATCCCCAGGCGCGACACCACTTCCGCGTGATCGAGGTGCCTTTCAATCAGATGATGACGGAGGCATTCACCCGGTTCTCCCACGCCACCGGCCAGGGCAACATCGCCTCCACCCTGCAGGCGGCCCACCAGTTGCGCGTGTACGTGCTGGCGAGCCACACCCTGGGCAAGGGGCGGCTCGCGCAGTGTTGCGCCGAGGGCGTGCACGCCGCCTTGCGCGAGCTTCCCAACCACGCCCAGCGGGCCATGCAGTTCAACCGCTCCACCCCCGGCATCGGCACCAGCCTGGTGGGCGTGAGCACGCTGGCGCACCTGGAGGACCTGCTGGCGGTGGCCCGCATGCCCCCCATGCCCAGGGAAGCCTATCTGCGCCTGTACCGGCGGGCGGGGTGAGCGGCAGACCTCGCCCGGACGGACGGCGGGCTGGGCTCACATCCGGCCCTGGTCCTGGTCGTGGCCGTGCTTGCGCCACAGGTAGCTCATGGCCAGGGCCACGAAGGCGCCGAAGATGAGGATCACGGTATAGATCGAGAGCTCGGCTCGGATCATCACGGCGTAGGCCCCCAGCATCACCAGGATGGACAGGTTCTCGTTGAAGTTCTGCACCGCGATGGAGTGGCCGGCCCCCATGAGCAGGTGCCCCCGGTGCTGCAGCAGGGCGTTCATGGGCACGACGAAATACCCGGCCATGGCGCCGATCGCCAGGAGCAGGCCGAAGGCGATGCGCCAGTCGTCGGTCAGGGTCATGGCCATCACCACCGCCCCCATGGCGATGCCCACCGGCAGCACCTTGACCGATCGCTCCAAGTGCACGTACCGGGCCGCCAGCATGGAGCCCACCGCGATGCCCACCGCCACCAGGGCGGTCAACTGGGTGGCCTGCTCCCGGTTGAACCCCAGGGCCACGGCGGCCCAGGTGAGCACGATGAGGCGCAAAGTGGCTCCCGCGCCCCAGAACAGGGTGGTCACGGCCAGCGACACCTGCCCCAGGGGATCCCGCCACAGGAGCCGGAAGCAGTGCCAGAAATCGTGCAGGATGTAGCCCAGGGTGCGCTTGGGCAGCTTGTGGTCGATGTCCACCCGGGGGATGTAGAGGTTGAAGACGGCAGCGACCAGGTAGATCACCACGATCACCGCCAGCGCGAACTGGGCCGGCGTCTCGATCCCGGGCAGCGCCAGGCGGTTCGTCACCAGCGCCTCCACGCCGGGCCCGATCAGGATTCCCCCCAGGATGGCCCCCAGGATGATGGAGGCCACGGTCAAGCCCTCCATCCAGCCGTTGGCCCAGACGAGCTTGGCCGGGGACAGGTACTCGGTGAGGATGCCGTACTTGGCAGGGGAGTACATGGCGGCGCCGATGCCCACCAGGCCGTAGGCGTAGAGGGGATTCAATCCCGCCAGCATGGTGAGGCACCCGCCGAACTTGACCGCGTTGCTTAAGAACATGACCCGCCCCTTGGGGAAGGCGTCGGCGAAGGGTCCCACGAATGGGGCCAGCACGATGTAGGAGAAGACGAAGAACTGCTGCAAGACCGGCGTCTGCCAGGCCGGGGCGGCACGATCCTCCAGGAGGGCGATGGCGGCGAAGAGCAGGGCGTTGTCGGCGAGGGAAGAAAAGAACTGCGCCGCCAGGATCGTGAAAAACCCGAAATTCATCGCATGCGACCGGCCCGGAGAAAGAGGGGGATGGCCCGTTGTACGGCTCGATGTTTGTTCTTGGGTCTCGGCTTTGTCGTTCTTGTCGCCGGCGTCTTCGAGCGGGCCGCAATCCGGCCGCGGGGAGCCGCCCGAGGGCTGGCCGCCCTTTATACCATAGAACCCCGTTCCCCAGCGGAGGCCGCGGGCGGGGTTCGTCGTTTTTCACTTTTTCCGCTCGCCGGCGGACGGGGAGGGAGGAGGTTCCCGGGATGGGGGCGGGGAAGCTTCCTGGTGGCGGGAGCGCCGGGCGAGGGCCCGAAGCAGCGCCTCCTGTTCGGCAAAGGAGCGCGCGCGGCCGTCGGGGGCTAGGGGTAGGTCCGTTTCCCCGGGGGGCGATCCGGCCGCGTCCTCGTCCGGGAAACGGCCGCGGAAGCCCGCCGGCGCCCCGGGCGTCTGCCCCAGGTAGACCTTCATCCGCAAGGCCTTGTTGAGCCTCGCCACTCGGCCTTCGATCCACACGATGTCGTGGGCGGCGAAGCCCGCGAGGAGGGATAGGGCGGCCCAGCCGAAGTAGGGAATCCCGGCGGCGAAGCCGACGGCAGCGGCCAGGCCGAGCCCGCGGAACACCCATGCTCCCCGCGGCTCCTCCAGGTAAGTCCGGTGCAGGCCCAGAGGGGCGAGCAGCAGGAGGGCGTAGGCCCGTTGCCTTCGCTTGAGAAGACGCGAAAGCTTAAGGTTGGCCGCCTGCAGCCCCCCGCCCTCCAGATCGAGCCGCTTCCACCCTTCGCTCATGCACTACCCGCAAAAAACGAATTGTGATTCAATCATATCTGGCTGTCCGGCACCCGGCCGGCGGCCGCATGCGCTTCTCGCAAACGATGAGACCCTGAAACCGACGCTCCACGCCCGCACCCATGGCCGACCGCAGACTCCAGGTCTTCTACACCGTCGCCAAGCAGCTCTCCTTCACCAAGGCGGCGGAGCTCCTCTTCATGACCCAGCCGGCGGTCACTTTCCAAGTGAAGCAACTGGAGGAGCACTTCAACACCCGGCTGTTCGAGCGCAGCCACGGCAAGATCAGCCTGACCCCCGCCGGGCAGCTCGTGTTCAACTACGCCGAGCGCATCCTCAACCTCTCTTCCGAGATGGAGACGCGGATGCACGAGATGACCGGCGGCATCGCCGGCCCCCTCTCCATCGGCGCCAGCACCACCATCGCAGAGTTCATGATCCCCCGGATCCTGGGGGAGTTCAAATCCGCCCACCCCCAGGTGCAGCCTCGCCTGGTGGTGGGCAACTCGGAGATGATCGAGAACCTGGTGGCGGACCACATGCTGGACCTGGGCCTCATCGAGTCGCCCCCCCATCTGCCCCAGCTCAAGAACGAACTCCTGTGCGAGGACGAGCTGGTGATGATCTGCGCCCCCCAGCACCCCCTGGCCCAGTCGGCGAGCGTCACGCCGAAGCAACTGGCGGAGCTGCCCTATGTGAGCCGCGAGCCCGGCTCCGGGACCCGGGAGTTCGCCGACCAGTTTTTCGCCAAGCACGGGCTCGCGCCCGAGGAGATGAACATCGTCATGGAGCTGGGGAGCCCCGAGGCGGTCAAAGGGGTGGTGGAAACGGGGCTCGGCTTCGGCGTCCTCTCCCGGGCGACGGTGGAAAAGGAGCTCAAGTTGAAGACCCTGGTGGCGGTGCCCTTCCGGCCCAGGCTCACCCGTATCATGTCCATGGTCCTGCCGAAGGAGAAATTCCGCTCCCGGCTCCTCACCACCTTCGTCGATTTCGCGACGGCGCGGTTCAATGCCCAGGCGAAGGTGAAAGCATGAAACATTTCCTGGTGGTTCAGCATACCTACTCGGAGTTCCTGGGTCTCATCGAAACCCGGCTGGAGCAGCGGGACATCGGTTTTACCTACGTGCGCCCGTTCACCGGCCAGAGCCTGCCGGGCACGGCGCTCCAGCACGACGCCCTGTGGCTGCTGGGCGGGGCGTACCCCGTGACGGACATCGAGCGGCAGCCCTGGATCGACGACGAGCTGAGGCTCATCGCCCTGTTTCAGCGGGCCCACCGCCCGGTGGTGGGGCTGGGCTTCGGCGGCCTCCTGCTCGCCCGGGCGGCGGGCGGCGCGGCCCGCAGCGAGCCCGCCCATACCGCCTGCTGGACCCGGGCTCGAGCCACCGAAGGGGGACGCGGCGATCCCCTGGCCCAGGCGGTGGACGGGCGCCGGGTGCTGGTCATGTACAACGGCGCGGTGGATCTGCCCGAGGGCGTCGTTCCCCTGGCGGTGGACGAGCAGGGCCGCTGGATCGCCGCCCGCATGGGCGAGGCCGCCTACGCGCTCCTCTTCCGCCCAGAGCTCAAGCCCGGGATGCTGGAGGACATGATCATGGAGGAAGGGCGCCCAACCCCGGAGAATATCGGCGACCTCCTGGCCGAGGCGAGGAAGGAGTGGCCCGAGACCCAGGAAACCACCGACCGGGTCCTGGTGGCCTTGGTGTCCGCCCTGGACCTCATGCAGGAGCGGCGCAAGGCGCCGGTGTTCAGCCTCAACGTGGTGGCCAAATGAGCCCCCGGGAAAAAGCCTTGCTCGAGCGCTACCGGGCCCTTTCCCTGGAGGACCGGCGCATGCTGGAGGCGTTCGCCGAGTTTCTCGCCGCCCGCTCCCCGGAGACCCCGCGCCGGGAAGCGCAAACCGAGCCACTCCCCATTCCCAGGCCGGAAAAGGAAACCGTGGTGCGGGCCATCCAGCGGCTGCGGGCCACCTACCCGATGCTGGATCCGCGGGTCCTGTTCCAGGAGACCTCCGTCTGCCTCTCCCGGCACGTGCTCCACGGCCAACCGGCCGAGGCGGTCATCGACGAGCTGGAAGAGGTGTTCTTCCGCCACTATCAGCGCACGAAGGCGGGAGGCTGAGCCGTGCCGGGAGCCGGGCCTGTCCCGCCGCGGGGCCGTTCTTCGCCTTCCTGATCGCAGCTCACCCATGCGCCCGCTGCGCGCCGTCTTCGATTGGAGCGCCCTCGCCGCCAATTACGCCCTGGCCCGGCGCCTCGCCCGGGGCGCCCGTGCCTTGGCCGTCATCAAGGCGGACGCCTACGGTCACGGGTATCTCAAGGCGGCGCAGGCCCTTCGGGACGCGGATGGTTTCGCCCTCCTGGAGATCGACCAGGCGGCGGAGCTGCGGGACCGGGGGTTTCGCCAGCCGATCCTCCTGCTGGAGGGGTTCTTTTCCCCGGACGAGCTGGCGATGGCCGAGGCGTACCGGCTCTCGGTGGTGGTGCACAGCCTCGAGCAGCTCCGGATGCTCGCCGCGGCGCGCCGCTCCCGCCCGCTGGAGGTGTTCCTGAAGCTCAACACCGGCATGAACCGGCTGGGCCTGCAGGCTAGCGAGCTCGCTGCCGCCTGGGCGCTGCTCAAGGCCGCCCGGGGGGTCGAGGGCGTGGTCCTCATGACCCACTTCGCCACCGCGGACGAGCCGGCGGAAGGGGTGGAGGCCCAGCTCGAGCGGTTCAACGCCATGACGGCCGGTTTATCGCTCCCCCGGTCCCTGGCCAACTCGGCGGCCCTGCTGCGCTACCCGCAAACCCATGGGGACTGGGTCCGCCCGGGCATCATGCTCTACGGGTCTTCACCTTTCGCCGACCAGGATGCGGAGGCGTTGGGATTGAGGCCGGTGATGACGTTGGAGAGCCAGGTAATCGCGGTCCAGTCCCTCCAGGCCGGCGACCGGGTGGGTTACGGAGGAACCTTCACCGCCCCCCATCCCATGCGCATCGGCATCGTGGCCTGC
This region includes:
- the acuC1 gene encoding acetoin utilization protein AcuC, which encodes MSAFDPCPIPRHATLIAADRQGLGAYGKNHPLAIPRVSLTVALIRAYGALAEGELLAPRKAADVELTGFHTPDYVAALKRSEALGRVTSAHRARHRLGTLENPYFERFFSIAAAAAGGSLQAAEAVLAGRVAFNPAGGMHHARPDHARGFCYFNDPVLAILRLKAEGWRVLYLDLDAHHGDGVEEAFADDPDVLTLSLHMDTAYAYPHRGGRLEDAGTALGGHTTINVPLPPRTHDGEYRLLFDAVWGPVLERFAPDVIVLQAGTDLLAADPLGKLAVSTQCFLDICGEVLRTAPRHPDGTPRLLATGGGGYHPALLARAWAGLWGLLSGRTLPDEIPPEGVERLRAAGGTRTRIAFSDPRLYRSRLDEPTGGPIRPEVVELARRLAAHPFFRG
- a CDS encoding aldo/keto reductase, translating into MGVETPVPGYATRRGTEEYALRFGARCGAGHYSEFLNLHLKLSSLGLGTFPGAARDEVDEGYAAIVERALLEGINVIDTAAHYRYGRSLRAVGEGLRRAFAAGVTREQVFLISKGGFLAFEDGPPEDFDAWFESAIAGRGLGDRRDLCGVHLLAPEHLAWQLDRSLALLGVAALDAFLVDQPEVHLPAIGKAELNRKLERAFVALERATVAGKIRCYGVSTFNAFRVETDHPLFQSLPSLLGLAEKAARAATGDPQARHHFRVIEVPFNQMMTEAFTRFSHATGQGNIASTLQAAHQLRVYVLASHTLGKGRLAQCCAEGVHAALRELPNHAQRAMQFNRSTPGIGTSLVGVSTLAHLEDLLAVARMPPMPREAYLRLYRRAG
- a CDS encoding lysophospholipid transporter LplT translates to MNFGFFTILAAQFFSSLADNALLFAAIALLEDRAAPAWQTPVLQQFFVFSYIVLAPFVGPFADAFPKGRVMFLSNAVKFGGCLTMLAGLNPLYAYGLVGIGAAMYSPAKYGILTEYLSPAKLVWANGWMEGLTVASIILGAILGGILIGPGVEALVTNRLALPGIETPAQFALAVIVVIYLVAAVFNLYIPRVDIDHKLPKRTLGYILHDFWHCFRLLWRDPLGQVSLAVTTLFWGAGATLRLIVLTWAAVALGFNREQATQLTALVAVGIAVGSMLAARYVHLERSVKVLPVGIAMGAVVMAMTLTDDWRIAFGLLLAIGAMAGYFVVPMNALLQHRGHLLMGAGHSIAVQNFNENLSILVMLGAYAVMIRAELSIYTVILIFGAFVALAMSYLWRKHGHDQDQGRM
- a CDS encoding LysR family transcriptional regulator, with amino-acid sequence MADRRLQVFYTVAKQLSFTKAAELLFMTQPAVTFQVKQLEEHFNTRLFERSHGKISLTPAGQLVFNYAERILNLSSEMETRMHEMTGGIAGPLSIGASTTIAEFMIPRILGEFKSAHPQVQPRLVVGNSEMIENLVADHMLDLGLIESPPHLPQLKNELLCEDELVMICAPQHPLAQSASVTPKQLAELPYVSREPGSGTREFADQFFAKHGLAPEEMNIVMELGSPEAVKGVVETGLGFGVLSRATVEKELKLKTLVAVPFRPRLTRIMSMVLPKEKFRSRLLTTFVDFATARFNAQAKVKA
- a CDS encoding alanine racemase, whose amino-acid sequence is MRPLRAVFDWSALAANYALARRLARGARALAVIKADAYGHGYLKAAQALRDADGFALLEIDQAAELRDRGFRQPILLLEGFFSPDELAMAEAYRLSVVVHSLEQLRMLAAARRSRPLEVFLKLNTGMNRLGLQASELAAAWALLKAARGVEGVVLMTHFATADEPAEGVEAQLERFNAMTAGLSLPRSLANSAALLRYPQTHGDWVRPGIMLYGSSPFADQDAEALGLRPVMTLESQVIAVQSLQAGDRVGYGGTFTAPHPMRIGIVACGYADGYPRHAGTGTPVLVNGVRTRTVGRVSMDMLSVDLTPVPEAGLGAQVTLWGEGLSVDEVARAAGTIGYELLCRLTSRVPREDR